A segment of the Polyodon spathula isolate WHYD16114869_AA chromosome 14, ASM1765450v1, whole genome shotgun sequence genome:
atttaaCAATACTATATAAAAAATCGTTagcaatgctatatatatatatatatatattatatatatatatatatatatatatctctcagTATGGGACTGACGAGAGTGGGGAATACATCTCAGACTTGGACCATTTTTTGTACAGTGCAGTTTGCATAGTGCTGATTCGGTTTTTCAATCTCCCACCGATTTCACCATTGGCAGACATTTTATGCTCTGCTCTGGCTTTTTCAAGGTGTGTCTTCAACCGTCGTCTCCCCCGATTCACATTGCAGACATTTCTGCTCTGCTCTGGCTTTCCAGGTGTGTCTTCAGCGACCCATTTCCACTACCAGACTGTGCTCACCGAGTCTGTACATTGTCAGTGTTTTCCTCAGATTTTGGTCttttattgtcttttatttaCAGTGGAATATTCTCTATCTAGTTCTGTGTAGCACtccatcttgttttgtttttttgatgaggtctcgctctctctcacacaccatTTTTgtaggcttttatgcaggtgaccagcTACTAAttggcaataaattaaacaattaaaaaataggGAGATGGCCATCTGCACAAGATTTTTTTATGTGGATGGGGCTtctcatccacgctgcaacaccatacaaaaacaatacagttgcgccatcacatttttttaaataaatagaaataaacaataacacggctttcgccgtcataaatcaataataataataataataataataataataataataacaataaatttaTTGGGTAACGTTAGTATATAAAATTAGTATAAAAATATTGGGATATGATATAGCCTAAAAAATGAACGCATTAACCGAAGCATAAATAGCGAATTTCACTCATATTTTATTCCATGATGTTATATATCAgatagaaaacatttatttattgtttcaattTATTGCCTTGGACAAAACGGGACTCTTGGGGAAatcaaaactaaatttaaaaacttaaaacagtGCTGTAAGTATtatgtttgttaatttaattatggCACGTGGTGTTAATCTATACAGTCTTCTTACTTCTTCCTGGACGAAAAAACTCAAGATGGTTTTGCCTATCTTTAAAAACGCAATCTATACGTGTCTGATGGTttagaataaaacacatttatgttttgTTCCTCCATATTTCAAAAGTGGGATCAAGTTCTGATCCTGCTCAAAAGCAGGTTCAGATTTGAGATCAGATTTGAGCTCGATTGACCGTGTAGTACAACACAATTGAGATCAAGATCAAGATCGGAGCCCAGATACAGGATCCGATcccgttagtacaaccggccccacgaggtccccagttcaaatcccagctcacccaCTGAGtcattgtgtaaccctgagcaagcctcttaacctccttgtgctccgtctttcaggtgagacattgttctaagtgactctgcagctgatgcatagttcacacaccctagtcttgtaaagcgatttgtgatggtggtctactatgaaaggcgctatataaatattattattattattattattattataccttaCTTTAACTCCTCTGttagtgttttattgttcttTACTCCTTACCTGTATGATTGCTGATTTCTCCTTCTGCACATGAAATGCAGTCAAAGCAACAAATCGGCTTTCCTTTCTGAACAGCCTTCCGAGTGCCTGGAGgacagctctcactgcacactgatttTGGTGTCTTGAAAACAGGGAGATAACATATattacatgctttttaaaaaagattgCATAGCACATTagcaatgaaaatacatttacatatacattttactttaaataagTTGTAACAGAAAGTATATAATAAGCAGAAAATTATCTAACTCTGATTTAATTTAATCAGTGAGTTCCATTAGAAATTTAAAGGTGATTAAACCCTTACCTTGTCCGTATCATCTGTCCAAACAATGCTGATGTTATTCATTGTAAATCACTGCCCTGCTGGTAAAGATCCATCATAGAAGCCAATTGTAACAAATTCAGTTTGGCCATTTTTATTAAGCTGCCAGTTTACTAATTCATATTTTGCTGCTGGTTCCCCATTATCATCAAAAAATACCTTCTCCCCAGTTTTGGTTGTGAAATTAACTGTTTTCATGTAATGGAGTAcctaaaaaaaatagatacaatttTAGCATTAACTCAATATACTATgaagaaataaaactgaaaactgaTAATCTCCTTCTCAGATTTGAAGCTGCATCTCTATCAAgtttatgttttttataaataaaatacatacttaaaaattattttctaaaaggaATATAAAATTTCAAGGACACCTTCCTCATGTTATATGTAGTTTTGGACCAACTTTAAGATTAGTCAGCTCATATGCATTATCCCAACTGGACCAGAGCTAAAAATGAAACCTTTCCAGTATTGCCTTATTCcttaaataacactgtgtacaaattacaaatttgttcgtgggtagtaagtgttatttcctaattgcttatgcctcaaaagtatagaaaatggctattattcccaacaaactttgcttttgtgaccaggacagtgatatttcaaaatatcactatttccaatgggaaaacgggcaaatgtgtgacttttcgttcacataaagtcagaaaaaaacaatatatgaatccaaattaacatgtatttatactaaagtaatacaaaaataactacaaaagatttagaagtgagtagtttttcgagatttacgattatactgtatttacagtataatcgtaaatctcgaaaaactactcacttctaaatcttttgtagttatttttgttttactttagtataaatacatgttaattttccCATTTCCCCATATTCCCATAAttttcccgttttcccattggaaatagtgatattttgaaatatcactgtcctggtcacaaaagcaaagtttgtggggaataataaccattttctatacttttgaggcataaacaattaggaaataacacttactacccaggaacaaaaattgtgttacatagtgtaattaaataGTCTCCTACCTGCCATGGTTCAGTTTTCATGAAGTTTGGACAGTTTTATCAGGAAAAGGACCTTGCCCATTTTTGCATGTAAAAAGATTGTGAAGTGAATTTGCTATAGCATACACAGCTTTGTATACATTATTGGAAACTCTCAGCTCAGATACATCAGTGAACTGGTTATTCACATCTCTTAAATTCTCAGACCCTGTACATGGGTTTATATTTTCTGTCCTGTCTTGTGTTGTTAGTGTACAACTGAAAACAGTTTCCCAAAACTCCTtcaaaaaaatgttgtcaggcTCATCGTATGGATTAACATTGAGTAAAAATTCCTTCAAACCTGTAATTAGTGCGTTATTGATTGTGAATCCAATTGCCTCACACAGAACATTATAACCTTCTCCTGTTGCAAAGTTGCTGGCAGTAATCCAAGATTCACTGCCTATCCACTGCATGCCAGTAACATTCTGAAACAACAATTCTTCTAACAAAATTGTCATTTCTCCTTTAGCCAGGAAAGCAACAATAACCTTTGAGGTGGACTTTTTAATAACATCTATAATTCTTAAAAGCATCTCTCTTGAGTCAGTTCTTAGAAATGCTTCTGAGTATTCAATGCAAATACCCTCCTGTCTGGCTTCTTTCACAAACGTAGCCATTCCTGAGTTGCCATAATCATTGTCACTTCTAATAGTTCCAACCCAAGTCCATCCAAAATGTTTCACAAGCTGTGCCAGGGCTCTGCTTTGATAGTAATCACTTGGTATGGTTCTGAGAAATGTAGGAAACACATCCCTGTTGCTGAGACATGCACAAGTAGCAAAATGACTAATCTAGAAAGAAGACAAAGATTaggaaaatcaaataaataatctcATGACAATGTTCTGTTTCGAGAAATTATTGATTTCTACTTAAGCAAGGTAGCAGAACAGGGTATTTTTCTTTGTGGATTTGAGCTAGTGCTCCAAATTTAAGGCTAGatttacaatacaatacttttAAATCTCTAATACctctttatttacaatgaaaaactAAGACAATATTCTGTGTGATGTTTTCTATAAGGTTAAACCACCTGGTTCTGCTTTTTACCCAACTACCACATGTACACAGATCTTGTCAGTCTAGTTTACCTTTATCCATACTATTATTTGTTTAGTtagcagaagcctttatccaaggcgacttacagtgACTacgtgtgtgaactatgcatccgctgcagagtcacttgcaacagcatctcacccaaaagactgagcacaaAGAGGTGAattgacttgctcaaggtcacacatggagtcagtgagtgagctgggatttgaagcggggGCCTCCTGGTTTAACTatcagaccacacagcctcctatactaATAATACACATTAAGATACAGAGGAAAGAATACAGCACtggatatttattaaatataagtaTTTCTCACCACCGGTATATGGAAACCTCCAATTGTTGCTGCAATTCTGATGGTTGGTGATGAACTGGCATGCCCTACAATAGCAAGAGCAGTTGATGGTTTGGTGCAAGATTTGTCAGACAGTGTACCGTCTTCCTGCCCATTCATTAAAGCCATCGCCGCTCTTATAGCCAGAGGTATAGAACCACAAGCATCATAAAACTTATAGCCCAGTGAAACACCAGGAAGAATatctgttctgttatttatttcttctatAGCAAACATCATGGTTGTAGCAGCTTGAAACTCTGAAGTTTAATCTGAGGAAAGGCATTGAAAAAGACATTAATCAAAATGGTTGTCTGCTTTAACTTGCTCTCTTTTCGTAAaactctgaaataaaaaaatgatcagTACTTTAAAATTaggttaaacatatatatatgtgtgtgtgtgcatttaacctaattatatatctatatatatctatatctatatctatctatctatctatctatatatatatctttgtttaACCCAATTTTAAGCTAGCCATAACAGTTGTAACAATAGTATATTGATGTTGTATTGATTTCTCCATTTCCTGCTAACAGTACCTTTCGCATTTTAGAGGCTCAGGAATTGCTGTGAAGGTCTGTGTGGAGAGGACGAGATTGTTATGAAATGAAAAAATTCCTCCAATTATTATGCTTCCATCCTTTGAAAACAAAGGCAATTCCGGTCTTCCTTGTAACCTACAAACAGGCACTTGTGCCCGTATCAAAAGAGCAAGCAGTACAACTTTCAGGAATAGCATTTCAAATGATTCTTTGTTTACAGTCTCAGTTTGTTGTCTTCATAGTGGTAGTTAAGTCTCTTGGGTGCCTAAATGAGCATCGATTCTCAAAGgctgattttgtttgtgtttaaggAGGAATAGCAATTAACTAGTTGCACTAAGAATAGGATCCTCTTACTAATCACTTTGGAAAAGTTAACAGGTAATGCTCCTGTTTCTTATGTAATATTGCTGAACACATTTCTTTGTGTAAGTGAAAATGGAGAACATGCTGTCGTAATGAATATAGTGAAAGTTAATTAATTAACCTGATAAGTTGAGTGCTTTTAATAATTttgctatataataatatatgcccagtcaaatgacaaaaatacatataaacaagCATTGAgaggcacataaggaccttttttaatttattgtgttacgtgttcccatgtgttgctacaactgtttacataaggtgtgtgtattgttttaatttgttttacattttgaccactttttaaaacttttcaattgcattccctgccaTCTTGAGGCATGGAATCAAatttaaaagtggtcaaaatgtaaaaaaattaaaacaatacacacaccttatgtaaacaattgtagcaacacatgggaacatgtaacagcataaaataaaaaggtccttatgtgcccatttaatgtttttagtttttttaataagtaaatatgtaaatacatagctCTAGAAATACTATGTCTATAATAATAGGGTGTAAAATGGTGGGTGGTCCAGCAGTAAAAGAGAGACGGTATATTGTAGTTGCAAACAAAAGGGGTAtgcatgttacttttttttctttattacaaaATTCATAAACTCTGAGCTAGCCTTGGGGGACGAGATCCGGGGCTCCAAGTTCGCTGTCAATCTtcttttatttcctgtttaaGTCTGAATCGCCCTTTGGACATGTATAATCAGGAAAAGGATGCCcatttttgcatgtaaaaaagTGAAGTGAATTTGTTATAGCATGCACTGTGTTGTATACGTTATTGGAAATGTTCAATTTAGATACATCAGTGAGCTGGTTATTCATGTATCTTAAATTTTCAGGCCCTGTACACTTCACAGATTTAAggaatacagtacatgtgttgAATGACTTGCAGAAGGAAAATAGTGCAGTGTTCAGTTACGTAACACTGCCCCGTTCTACTGTAGGCTTTCATTTGAGTTTTCAAGTTgttcggcttggattttggtgtcttaCAAGAGCTTTAGTTTCTTACACTGTCCAtgtagggttaccagatttgcaGAGTAAAAAACTgggacttcttttttttcttcaattcgcTGACGCCGTACCAACTctgatgcttttaaataaaagtgtataacacaataatagtttgaAAAGTTAAACATCGGTTGTATTTATTGTAGATGATAACaacgctttatatatatatatatatatatatatatatatatatatatatatatatatatatatatatatatatatatatatataatatgtgtgcaAAAAGCCAGATTTTAGAAAGAGATCagctattaatattaatatttcaacATGATAAACATACAatcagaataattaaacaaacaatacatatgaTAAATAAATTGATACAATCGCAAAACATGGacaattaacaattttactgtttttgaCCAGGGCAAACTATACAAGACAAATACGTTGTATAGTTTATTTGAATTATGGAGCATTTCatagttgtttttctgtttgctaTTTGTCATTTTTAGAGCAATAAGTGTGTAATTGGTATGCAATtctattctatgattctctcagtaAAGTTCCACTATAGGTGTTGTGCTGTGAacattaactgtttcagtgccaTGCTGCTTTTAACTTCAGAAAACAATAGTGATCCTCCATGCTATGATAATATACCCTGTTCTACAAGATGTCAACCTTACCATGCTCTTAATGTTATACTGTAACTTGCCAAGTTTCATTGCTGTGGCGCTTATCATTTTTCCCCGTCTTATCTTTAACTGGTCAAAGATCAAATAAATCACTTTGTTAGTACTGTAGAGTCCAATATCTAAATTGACTTAAAAATGTAAAGGACCACTACCCGTCTGGGGATTTGGCTTAAGCAATTGTATTTGATTGGTTAAGAACAACTGGAAAACTCTTTAGTGCAATcagtctttgtgtgtgtcacATACAGTATTAGTTTTGGGAACTGCCCATTCAGCGTTCCCAGATGAGGTTTACTCATGTTTGTGTCTCCCTGTGCTCCAGAATGAATTCCTTATACAGAATGTCAGACACTAGCCATTGTATTGACATGGAAAGTTTAACAATCACccttaggaatagcagatgagtGCTTTCATTCCAGTTTGTATGCATGGTGATTATCAAGTTGTCATGATTGTAAACTATCTCCCCACTTATAGCCTGGTTTTCAGAGTATTTCTAGTTGTGGAGAAAACTGAGGTTGAAATTAATCTACACTACAAGTGTTTTGCTCAGCTATACACCTGCACTTTTAAATGTAACCAGTCCTTTTTTCCTACTTGTAAGATGCTTTATGATTTCTATTTACTGCGACTCCATTGAAAGAGCAACTGGTTTCCAAGTACCTTTACAAGCCAGTTAGTAAGAAATTAATTCTTAGGTTTCAATTTtacaacaaaacattaaataagcACAGCTATGAATTGCAGAAAACAGTCATACACAAAGagagaataatatttaaaatatacactcCCAATTctcattataaataaaagaacattgaGACAGTGAGAGTTAAGAGAtggtgtgtgttatatatacaaTAACACTAAAAAGCAGCAGGTGTGTACTGTATAAGCAAGAGTAGGCTCTACTGATCCAGGATTGCTATTCCATTACTATCCTAATATTAGCAGGTATAATTCATTGATTAAGTGCTTTAGGACTTGGTCAGGGGTTtaattatttcaatttaataaTTTGAGGACAggcttggggggaaaaaaaagaactggaCCATAAGTGCTAAAGTTAATCTGCAGTTGTTTGATAGTAGTTTTGTTGCACCaagatttgttaaaaaaaagtttcatatgtatggtattacaatataattacattttgttacagtAGCTGATAGTGAAAGACATAAATAAGCAGCATTTAGATTGTAAGcatgtatatgttttattacCCAAACATGTTTTTGCTCACACCATAAATAACATAGGCGTATTACAATAGTGTAACATAAACAGCAGTTCACAGACCTTTCAGACAACTGAATAGATATTAATGTATAGTATGCATGATGTACGGCTATATAATTTAGGATATGTACgtatgtaaaaatgtatagcATCAGAATGGCATTCAATCATTCTCTGCAGCAACGGTTGATTCCCTGGAAGGTGGCAATTAAACATATTGAACAGATGACATAATGATTTTAAACCTGCtgataatgtgatattttatcaTTTTGTAAACAGATGTTTAGTACATACAAATCCCaacagaaattaaacaatatGCAAAAGCTTGTAAGTGTATTTCTCAAAGTGATTTTGATTGCATTTTACCCATCAAATGTTTTTTGGTATTCTTTTCAGgtcttaataatataatataacatttaggAGCAAAAATACAGAAGAGTAAACCAAAACTGGAAGctaaaattgcaaatatttctacagctACTGTGTACTTCCCAGGTGAACTGATGTAAGCTGGGATGAAAGTGATCCAAACTGCACAGAATATGAGCATGCTAAATGTAATGAATTTAGCTTCATTAAAGTTATCTGGCAGCTTCCTGGCCAGAAAGGCAAGCAGAAAGCACATGGAAGCAAGAAATCCAATGTACCCTAGAATGgcataaaatgctgctgcagatcctAGGTCACATTCTAAAATGATTCTGTCTTTGTAGgatgtcatgtttttgtttggaaaaggaGGGGATATAGCCAGCCAAAGTGTGCATATTAACGCCTGAATAAATGTGAATGCAAAAACACTTAACCGCTGCTGGATGGGCCCAAACCATTTCATCATATTATTACCAGGAAGTGTAGCTCTAAATACCATTAACACGACTGTTGTTTTCCCCAGAACACAAGAGATGCACAGGACAAATGTGATCCCAAAGGCAGTGTGGCGCAACATACAGGACCACTCAGAGGGCTGGCCAATGAAGGTAagtgaacaaaggaaacacagtgctaatgaaaacaaaagaaggaaACTGAGCTCAGAGTTATTAGCTCTTACAATGGGTGTATCCTTGAATCGAAAGAAAACAACAGCTATAGCAGTGGTTACAAAAGCTCCAACCAATGAGAATGTTACTAACACTATTCCCATGATTTCTCCAAATGATAAGAATTCAATGCCCTTTAAGAAGCACTGATCTCTTTTCTCATTTGACCAGTATTCCAAAGGACACTTTACACAACCAGTGGAATCTGTAAGAGAACAAGAAGGCTTTAGTAAATTTCTGTGGTACAATGTCAAGTGCATCATCAATTGTTTGCTCATTCAAACAATATAATACTAGAAGAAAATTTTAACTTAAGGATTGTTTTATAGACAAGTTTGTTATGCTCTTATCCAGCAGTTTTATTTGACCTTCCATGGGTAGTTTTTGACagagaacaataaataaatagaaacttcATATGAAAAAGCATTGTACTGGTAACAAAAAAAGTGCTTCAATGTATTCGTAACATGTGGATTTACCCTCCTTTTTAAACCTACCTGTCTGATTGCTGATTTCTCCTTCAGCACATGGTATGcagtcaaagcaacaaacaggctttcctttctgaacagccttccgagtgcctggaggacagctctcactgcacactgatttaGGTGCCTTGAAAACAGGAATGCATTTGAATatcagcattttgttttgttaatagcattagtgattttttttcaaacttaaacTTCTGTCAtgccatatactgtacacagtattaAAACAAAGTCTTGTTTTAATTAATCAGTAACATGCCAATTAGAATATAAAAGAACATTCAACCTTTACCTGATTCTGATCATTGGCCCAAACAATGCTGATGTTATCCACTGTAAATTGCTGCCCTGCTGGTAAAGATGCATCATAAGAGCCAACTGTAACAAATTCAATTTGCCCATTTTTTTTAAGCTGCCAGTTTACTAATTCATATCTTGCTGCTGGATCTCCATTTtcatcaaaaaatacattttctccaGTTTTGGTTGTGAAATTAACTGTTTTCATGTAATGAAGTAcctataaaaatgacattttataacattttaacaatGACTGAATTGTCATATGACCAACTGATTATTTATAACCGAACATTCTAAATCATTCTGCAGGTATCAGAAGGCTAGATTTCCTTTATTAACttatgaaggcactagccaaaacgtTTCTCTATTTGACCAAGTTTCTTATAAATtaaaccttataaaagtttgccatagtaaTTTTGTTCTGTAATTTTGTAAgtgcttttactatgcatttCCACTGCTTTGCTAAAGTATCTCTGATTTTTCATTCTTGCATGTGTTGTACCAACGCTTCCCTATTAATTAACTGTTTAGTTGATTTGAATGATTGGCTACACTTTATTATGGTTTTATAATACCACAACAACCTTTGTGAAGCCCCCAGCTTATTTGCTGTGCAGTCTGGACCTGAACTATGAATACAATTTTCTCAGAATAGTCTTATTGCTTAAACAGTTCTCAAACATTGTCTCCTACCTGCCATGGTTCAATCTTCATGTGGTTTGGACATGTTTTATCAGGAAAAGGACCTTGCCCATTTTTGCATGTAAAAAGATTGTGAAGTGAATTTGCTATAGCATACACAGCTTTGTATACATTATTGGAAATTCTCAGCTCAGATACATCAGTGAACTGGTTATTCACATCTCTTAAATTCTCAGACCCTGTACATGGGTTTACATTTTCAATCTTGTCTTGTTTTGTCAGTGTACAACTGAAAACAGTTTCCCAAAACTCCTTCAGAAAAATGTTATCAGGGTAATGAGATGGATGGACATTCAGTAAAAATTCCTTTAAACCTGTAATAGCTGCGTTTTTTATTGTAAATCCAATTGCCCCATGCAGAACTTTATAACCTCCCTCTGCTGCAAGGTTTTTGGCACTAATCCAAGATTCACTGCCTATCCACTGCAAGCCAGTAACATTCTGAAGCAACATTTCTCGTAGCAAAACTACCATCTCTATTTGAGGCAAGAAAGCAACAATAACCTTTGAGGTGGACTTTTTAATGATTTCTAGAACCCTAAGTATTTTCTCTCTTAGGTCAGTTCTTGCGAAGGCTTCTGAGTATTCAATGCAAATACCCTCCTGCTGGGCTACTTGAACAAATGTAGCCATTCCTGAATTTCCATAATCATCATCACTTCTGATTGCCCCAACCCAAGTCCATCCAAAATGCCTTACAAGCTGTGCCAAGGCTCTGCTCTGAAAATAATCACTTGGTACAGTTCTGAAAAATGAAGGGAACTGATTTCTTTTGCTCAGACATGCACAAGAAGCAAGGTAACTGACCTGCgtagagagaaaaaataaaagaagaatgcatacacattttttacagGGCAGCTTTTATTATATGTAATCTATGGAGTAGTCATAAATCTAAAAGTACCAGAGcaccaattaaaatattgattacTTCCAAAATTTGGTGGGgtattgcaaaaataaatctgtCAGGACTGCCCTTGATCAAGTCAGAGAAACATGGACACATATTCCAGCCCACCAGCACCTCATTCCTCCCCCACCAAATCATATACTTTTTATCCCTGTAAATTTACAATGTTACCCCCAGGGCACAAAATGCCATATTAAGCTCAAGTGTGTTGCGACtggttacaaaatatttttcaatttactATTCCTGATTTATAATATAATGCTGTTTGTTGTAAGTTTATgttttacaattatatatttgatatgtcctattacactttttaaaagtaaactttgCCTGTAAAGTGTATCTTGAATGTATATACTGGTTGGTTCAAAAGTCATTGGACCAGTTCATGAATAAGTCAAAGAACAATAGTGATCCTCCATGCTATGATAGTATACCCTGTTCTGCAAGGTGCCAGCCTTACCATGCTCTTAATGGTATACTGAaacttactgaaaaaaaaatttccCCATCTTATCCTTAACTGGTCAAAGATCATATAAATCATTTTGTTAGTACTATAGAGCCCAATGTCTCAATCCACTCCAAAATATATTTGCTAGTGTAGTTAGTCTTTTTTGAAATTCAAAAGTGATGCACAGTGTAGTGAATGTGGTTCTTACCACTGGAATACGAAAAGGTCCTACTGTTGATGCTATGCTGATTGTTGAAGACGATGCTGTCTGTCCTATTATAGCATGAACATTGGATAGTTTGGTGCAGGAGTTGTCGTAGTGTATTTCTTCTTCCTGCCCATTCAATAAAGCCAGTGCTGCTCTTATAGAGAGAGGTAAATAAGGGCAAATGTCATAGATTTTATAGCCCAGGGAAATGTCGGGAAGAATgtctgttctgttatttatttcttctatGGCGAATATCATGGTTTgagaaaattgaaattctctaaAATTTaagctgaggaaaaaaaaacattggaaaagagctttgacaaaatgtttttctatcATACCTTCATTTCTTCatgtaaaactaatttaaaacaacaaaacaaaaagtagaaaAACAAGTAACAGTAACACAAGACTTAACAAACTTGGGgttaagtatacaaaaaaaaaatagcaatttattatataataatgatGCATTTTCCACTTACCTTTTGCATTTTAGAGGTTCAGGAATGGTGGTGAAAGTCTGTGTGGTGCGAACCAAACTGCTGTAGAAGGAAAAGATTCCTCCAATTGTTATTGTTCCATCTTTTGAAAAAGTAGGAAATTCTGGTCTTCCTCGAAACCTACAAACAGACTCTTGTGCCCTTGTCAAAAGAGCAAGCAGTGCTACTTTCAGGAATAGCATTTCACAGTGTTCTTTGTTCACAGTGAAAT
Coding sequences within it:
- the LOC121327049 gene encoding extracellular calcium-sensing receptor-like isoform X2, with product MLFLKVALLALLTRAQESVCRFRGRPEFPTFSKDGTITIGGIFSFYSSLVRTTQTFTTIPEPLKCKSLNFREFQFSQTMIFAIEEINNRTDILPDISLGYKIYDICPYLPLSIRAALALLNGQEEEIHYDNSCTKLSNVHAIIGQTASSSTISIASTVGPFRIPVVSYLASCACLSKRNQFPSFFRTVPSDYFQSRALAQLVRHFGWTWVGAIRSDDDYGNSGMATFVQVAQQEGICIEYSEAFARTDLREKILRVLEIIKKSTSKVIVAFLPQIEMVVLLREMLLQNVTGLQWIGSESWISAKNLAAEGGYKVLHGAIGFTIKNAAITGLKEFLLNEFWETVFSCTLTKQDKIENVNPCTGSENLRDVNNQFTDVSELRISNNVYKAVYAIANSLHNLFTCKNGQGPFPDKTCPNHMKIEPWQVLHYMKTVNFTTKTGENVFFDENGDPAARYELVNWQLKKNGQIEFVTVGSYDASLPAGQQFTVDNISIVWANDQNQAPKSVCSESCPPGTRKAVQKGKPVCCFDCIPCAEGEISNQTDSTGCVKCPLEYWSNEKRDQCFLKGIEFLSFGEIMGIVLVTFSLVGAFVTTAIAVVFFRFKDTPIVRANNSELSFLLLFSLALCFLCSLTFIGQPSEWSCMLRHTAFGITFVLCISCVLGKTTVVLMVFRATLPGNNMMKWFGPIQQRLSVFAFTFIQALICTLWLAISPPFPNKNMTSYKDRIILECDLGSAAAFYAILGYIGFLASMCFLLAFLARKLPDNFNEAKFITFSMLIFCAVWITFIPAYISSPGKYTVAVEIFAILASSFGLLFCIFAPKCYIILLRPEKNTKKHLMGKMQSKSL
- the LOC121327049 gene encoding extracellular calcium-sensing receptor-like isoform X1, which translates into the protein MLFLKVALLALLTRAQESVCRFRGRPEFPTFSKDGTITIGGIFSFYSSLVRTTQTFTTIPEPLKCKSLNFREFQFSQTMIFAIEEINNRTDILPDISLGYKIYDICPYLPLSIRAALALLNGQEEEIHYDNSCTKLSNVHAIIGQTASSSTISIASTVGPFRIPVVSYLASCACLSKRNQFPSFFRTVPSDYFQSRALAQLVRHFGWTWVGAIRSDDDYGNSGMATFVQVAQQEGICIEYSEAFARTDLREKILRVLEIIKKSTSKVIVAFLPQIEMVVLLREMLLQNVTGLQWIGSESWISAKNLAAEGGYKVLHGAIGFTIKNAAITGLKEFLLNVHPSHYPDNIFLKEFWETVFSCTLTKQDKIENVNPCTGSENLRDVNNQFTDVSELRISNNVYKAVYAIANSLHNLFTCKNGQGPFPDKTCPNHMKIEPWQVLHYMKTVNFTTKTGENVFFDENGDPAARYELVNWQLKKNGQIEFVTVGSYDASLPAGQQFTVDNISIVWANDQNQAPKSVCSESCPPGTRKAVQKGKPVCCFDCIPCAEGEISNQTDSTGCVKCPLEYWSNEKRDQCFLKGIEFLSFGEIMGIVLVTFSLVGAFVTTAIAVVFFRFKDTPIVRANNSELSFLLLFSLALCFLCSLTFIGQPSEWSCMLRHTAFGITFVLCISCVLGKTTVVLMVFRATLPGNNMMKWFGPIQQRLSVFAFTFIQALICTLWLAISPPFPNKNMTSYKDRIILECDLGSAAAFYAILGYIGFLASMCFLLAFLARKLPDNFNEAKFITFSMLIFCAVWITFIPAYISSPGKYTVAVEIFAILASSFGLLFCIFAPKCYIILLRPEKNTKKHLMGKMQSKSL